In Zea mays cultivar B73 chromosome 7, Zm-B73-REFERENCE-NAM-5.0, whole genome shotgun sequence, the following proteins share a genomic window:
- the LOC103632146 gene encoding mitochondrial import inner membrane translocase subunit TIM50 translates to MALTMFIPIFISLFFAKRERGCRTFKRPGVDAFLEHMSKLYEVVVYSDQPPMYVEPVFERLNSRGTISHRLSRPATKYVDGKHYRDLSKLNRNPAQVIYLSAHALESCLQHENCVEIKPFKLEDKNDTQLLDLIPFLEYVAMARPSDIRTVLASYQGHDVAAKFIERSKEHQRRVQEQSKLGRLWRR, encoded by the exons atggcGCTAACGATGTTCATTCCTATCTTTATATCCCTTTTTTTTGCAAAGCGTGAGAGGGGATGTAGAACTTTTAAGAGGCCAGGAGTTGATGCGTTTCTGGAACATATGTCAAAATTATATGAAGTTGTTGTGTATTCTGATCAGCCACCTATG TATGTTGAACCTGTGTTTGAGAGGCTGAACTCAAGGGGTACCATTTCACACAGGTTATCAAGACCTGCAACTAAGTACGTGGATGGAAAACATTACCGG GATTTGTCAAAGTTGAACAGAAACCCTGCTCAAGTGATCTATCTCAGCGCCCATGCTCTTGAATCTTGCCTGCAGCATGAAAATTGTGTTGAAATCAAACCTTTTAAACTTGAAGATAAAAATGATACCCAACTGCTGGATCTCATTCCATTTCTCGAGT ATGTTGCCATGGCTAGACCTTCTGACATTAGGACAGTGCTGGCATCCTATCAAGGTCATGATGTTGCTGCTAAGTTTATTGAGCGTTCAAAGGAACACCAGCG GCGTGTGCAGGAACAGAGCAAACTTGGGCGCTTATGGCGACGGTGA
- the LOC103633771 gene encoding pentatricopeptide repeat-containing protein At2g36240: MAAAAAARSVGGRLGDSRISLLRFYPSPVRRRSPLLPRAPPNLLPVLPTAHASSPASLFHLLHRARHHPRLAALDLHILLAAADASSAFRPDHSLTSLVVAHLAASHRLPSLQRLLELVLTRPCPYADDSIFACPELLPTFRKSIVAFATSGNIPSASHALASLRRVADSPLPAEFYNIILQALSRLHRHDDAIRFYGEMTSVYRVAPDVHTFNIFFSSSCRVEGVDAAMRWFGEMQRRSCAPTVVSFNTLMCGFIREGRYKEGTKVAREMLELGVGLSVASMEILIGGLCCGSKALEAAELFVEFLGDGVVLEGFDCFELVEALCRGGKVDRVVEAVDMVLERNTKCCLSAPTGATVLECLMEAGKLDEVYRLMWRMIDQGIVLDTISCNCIFEALCEAGRTADANQLRVLAKEKGFEADGETYCMLVQGFGRQGKRKEGKAVLDEMLDLGFIPNIASYNRLLGGLHK, from the coding sequence CGACTCGCGCATCTCTCTTCTACGATTCTATCCCTCCCCCGTGCGCCGCCGGTCCCCGCTCCTCCCCCGCGCGCCGCCTAATctgctcccggtgctccccaccgCTCACGCTTCCTCCCCCGCCTCTCTCTTTCATCTCCTCCACCGAGCCCGCCACCACCCCCGACTCGCGGCGCTCGACCTCCACATCCTGCTGGCCGCCGCAGACGCGTCCTCTGCTTTCCGACCCGACCATAGCCTCACATCCCTCGTCGTCGCCCACCTCGCGGCTTCCCACCGCCTCCCTTCGCTCCAGCGCCTCCTGGAGCTCGTCCTCACCCGCCCCTGCCCCTATGCCGACGACTCCATCTTTGCATGCCCCGAGCTCCTCCCCACCTTCCGCAAGTCCATCGTCGCCTTCGCCACTTCCGGCAACATCCCCTCCGCATCGCATGCCCTCGCCTCTCTCCGGCGCGTCGCTGACTCCCCACTACCCGCCGAGTTCTACAACATCATCCTCCAAGCTCTCTCCCGCCTCCATCGCCACGACGATGCCATTCGCTTCTATGGTGAAATGACCTCCGTCTACCGCGTCGCTCCGGATGTCCACACCTTCAACATATTCTTCAGTAGCTCATGCCGGGTGGAAGGCGTAGACGCCGCCATGCGGTGGTTTGGTGAgatgcagcgccgaagctgtgcacCGACGGTCGTTAGTTTCAACACACTTATGTGTGGGTTCATCAGAGAAGGCAGGTATAAGGAGGGAACAAAGGTGGCACGCGAGATGCTTGAGCTTGGGGTTGGGCTGTCCGTTGCGTCCATGGAGATTTTGATTGGTGGATTGTGCTGTGGTAGCAAGGCTCTAGAGGCGGCTGAGCTGTTTGTTGAGTTTTTGGGGGATGGGGTGGTGCTAGAAGGGTTTGATTGCTTTGAACTCGTTGAGGCTCTTTGCCGTGGTGGGAAGGTGGACAGAGTAGTGGAAGCAGTAGACATGGTATTAGAGAGAAATACCAAATGTTGTCTCAGTGCACCTACTGGCGCCACAGTTTTGGAGTGCCTGATGGAGGCAGGGAAGCTGGATGAGGTTTACCGGTTGATGTGGAGAATGATTGATCAGGGGATTGTTCTGGATACAATTTCTTGTAACTGCATCTTTGAGGCGCTTTGCGAAGCTGGGAGGACAGCTGATGCCAACCAGCTAAGGGTGCTCGCTAAGGAGAAGGGTTTTGAGGCTGATGGTGAAACTTATTGTATGCTGGTGCAAGGATTTGGGAGGCAAGGGAAAAGAAAGGAAGGGAAGGCTGTGTTGGATGAAATGCTTGATTTAGGATTTATACCAAATATTGCCTCTTATAATAGGCTTCTTGGTGGCTTGCATAAGTGA